One stretch of Camelus bactrianus isolate YW-2024 breed Bactrian camel chromosome 19, ASM4877302v1, whole genome shotgun sequence DNA includes these proteins:
- the EMILIN3 gene encoding EMILIN-3, giving the protein MGRRRLPVWLCAVAALLSGAQAKGTPLLARPAPPGASRYSLYTTGWRPRLRPGPHKALCAYVVHRNVTCVLQEGAESYVKAEYRQCGWGPKCPGTVMYRTVFRPKYKVGYKTVTDLAWRCCPGLTGEGCPEHLTDHGATPPQPEPEPHIPSGQVGSGPRPLPSSRAAPIPHGRKGPGLFGERLERLEGDVQRLAQAYGTLSGLVASHKDPNRMTSGPRAPTTPVGFGVIPEGFVNPGDRAGGPLTPPLDEILSKVTEVSNTLRTKVQLLDEVHGLALSHEAHLQRLREAPPSPLTSLALLDEYVDRRLHQLWGSLLDGFEQKLQSVQSVCDLRVQEVRQQCEEGQAASRRLHQSLDGRELALRRELSQLGTRLQGLSVAGGGSCCGQLALISARLDSLEKNLQAVSEAQRGHSPPDGDDLTRLSAAMLEGGVDGLLDGLEMVNGTEGGARGCCLGMGEEGWGMRGFHTMLEERVQRLEERLVTLAGELNHDSAPPGRPARPLVQTELAVLEQRLISLETSCTPSTTSAILDNLVAEVKSWQSRSEALLRQVASHAALLRQLNGTMADVQGQLAEATGSSLQGEITLLKVNLNSVSKSLTGLSDSVSQYSDAFLAANISLDERERKVEAEVHAIQDQVSSQGSQLRAGHRQVLSLRGELERLKASVADVAGGLSRCQDMAQELQHAVGHFNQRVAQVEGTCGKLGLLAAGLGRLPAESLGPREGLWSHMDQLNRTLAQHTKDIARLRDDLLDCRAQLAEQVRPGKAN; this is encoded by the exons ATGGGCCGCCGCCGCCTGCCGGTCTGGCTGTGCGCCGTCGCGGCGCTGCTCTCGGGGGCGCAGGCCAAGGGCACCCCGCTCCTCGCTCGGCCCGCGCCGCCCGGTGCCTCCCGCTACAGCCTCTACACGACGGGATGGCGCCCGCGGCTGCGCCCGGGGCCGCACAA GGCCCTCTGTGCCTACGTTGTGCACAGGAATGTGACCTGTGTCCTacaggagggagcagagagctACGTAAAGGCTGAATACCGGCAGTGCGGATGGGGGCCCAAGTGCCCTGGGACGGTCAT GTACCGCACGGTGTTCAGACCCAAATACAAGGTGGGCTACAAGACAGTGACAGACCTCGCCTGGcgttgctgccccggcctcactGGAGAAGGCTGCCCCGAGCACCTCACAGACCACGGGGCCACCCCACCTCAGCCGGAGCCTGAGCCCCATATTCCCTCAGGGCAGGTGGGCTCAGGCCCCAGGCCCCTTCCTTCTAGCAGAGCAGCCCCCATCCCCCACG gaaggaaaggcccagGGCTGTTTGGTGAACGGCTAGAACGCCTCGAAGGTGATGTCCAGCGCCTAGCACAAGCATATGGTACCCTCAGTGGCCTGGTGGCCAGCCACAAAGACCCCAACAGGATGACCAGTGGCCCCAGGGCTCCTACCACCCCCGTGGGCTTCGGGGTCATCCCCGAGGGGTTTGTCAATCCTGGAGACCGAGCTGGGGGACCGCTCACACCACCCCTAGATGAGATCTTGAGCAAGGTGACAGAGGTGAGCAACACACTCCGGACCAAGGTACAGCTGTTGGACGAGGTACACGGGCTGGCCCTCAGCCACGAGGCCCACCTACAGCGGCTGCGGGAGGCCCCCCCATCTCCACTCACCTCCCTGGCGCTGCTGGATGAATACGTGGACCGACGTCTGCACCAACTCTGGGGGAGCCTGCTGGACGGCTTCGAGCAGAAGCTGCAGAGCGTCCAGAGCGTGTGCGACCTGCGGGTGCAGGAGGTGCGGCAGCAGTGTGAGGAGGGCCAGGCGGCCAGCCGGAGGCTGCACCAGAGCCTGGATGGCCGGGAGCTGGCCCTTCGCCGGGAGCTCTCACAGCTGGGTACCCGGCTGCAGGGCCTGAGTGTGGCTGGCGGGGGCAGCTGCTGTGGCCAGCTGGCCTTGATCAGTGCCCGCCTAGACAGCCTCGAGAAGAACCTGCAGGCAGTGTCCGAGGCCCAAAGGGGCCACAGCCCCCCTGATGGGGATGACCTCACACGGCTCTCTGCTGCCATGCTTGAGGGGGGTGTGGATGGGCTGCTGGACGGCTTGGAGATGGTCAATGGGACAGAGGGCGGAGCCAGGGGCTGCTgtctggggatgggggaggagggatgggggatGCGTGGCTTCCACACCATGCTGGAAGAGCGTGTGCAGAGACTGGAGGAACGCTTGGTGACACTAGCTGGGGAGCTGAACCATGACAGCGCCCCTCCAGGCAGGCCGGCTCGACCCCTCGTACAGACGGAGCTGGCTGTGCTAGAACAACGGCTGATTTCGCTGGAGACCTCATGCACCCCCAGCACCACCTCGGCCATCCTGGACAATCTTGTGGCCGAGGTGAAGTCCTGGCAGAGCCGAAGCGAGGCCCTCCTACGCCAGGTGGCCAGCCACGCAGCCCTCCTCCGGCAGCTCAACGGCACCATGGCTGACGTCCAGGGACAGCTGGCAGAAGCGACGGGCAGCTCCCTCCAAGGCGAGATCACCCTGCTTAAGGTCAATCTGAACTCTGTGAGCAAGTCACTCACAGGCCTCAGCGACTCTGTCAGCCAGTATTCTGATGCCTTCTTGGCCGCCAACATATCCCTGGATGAACGGGAACGTAAGGTGGAGGCCGAGGTCCATGCCATCCAGGACCAGGTCAGCAGCCAAGGCTCGCAGCTTCGGGCCGGTCACCGGCAGGTCCTGAGTCTGCGAGGGGAGCTGGAGCGACTCAAGGCCAGTGTGGCCGACGTGGCTGGTGGGCTGAGCCGCTGCCAGGACATGGCCCAGGAACTCCAGCACGCAGTGGGCCACTTCAACCAGAGGGTGGCCCAGGTGGAAGGCACCTGCGGGAAGCTGGGCCTGCTGGCTGCAGGCCTGGGTCGCCTGCCTGCTGAGTcactggggcccagggagggcctGTGGAGCCACATGGACCAACTGAATCGCACACTGGCCCAGCACACAAAGGACATCGCCCGCCTCCGGGATGACCTGTTGGACTGCCGGGCCCAGCTGGCTGAACAGGTGCGGCCAGGGAAGGCCAACTAG